The proteins below come from a single Mycolicibacterium sp. TY81 genomic window:
- a CDS encoding GGDEF domain-containing protein: MVREWWHTPTDYEAQVEYFAKRSLTGLIQFLVGLGVGMVGLIVMIAQWSGDAPAGAVVRAVSIVFITAMYVWSWVWWLRPWPSYRVSHAFLINVDIGVTVVTLLNQKVLSGMFGLSALLLVSFYIIFFDGPKALAVHSCWAVSSIAAMSVEIAIIGGGDPVLAFVKLLSGGALAVAPIAAHFGIWALRNEANEASNDPLTGLLNRRGLNLHIDDLLRGHRKRAADVVVIVIDLDRFKIVNDRFGHSAGDEVLVRCARRLESSVHGGALVARVGGEEFVVVDVLQPGDWVAVADRIRVALCGRDDHAPITASIGITAAAITHFAESGCDHAELLGDLVARADEAMFVAKRGGGNAVSYLPPMPDAVRTSR; this comes from the coding sequence ATGGTCCGCGAATGGTGGCATACGCCGACCGATTACGAGGCGCAGGTCGAGTACTTCGCCAAGCGGTCGCTGACGGGGCTGATCCAGTTCCTCGTCGGGCTCGGCGTCGGCATGGTCGGCCTCATCGTCATGATCGCCCAGTGGTCCGGTGACGCACCCGCGGGCGCGGTCGTGCGGGCCGTGTCCATCGTGTTCATCACGGCGATGTACGTGTGGAGCTGGGTGTGGTGGCTGCGGCCATGGCCGTCGTACCGGGTGTCGCACGCGTTCCTCATCAACGTCGACATCGGCGTCACCGTGGTCACCCTGCTCAACCAGAAGGTGCTGTCCGGCATGTTCGGGCTGAGTGCGCTGCTGCTGGTGTCGTTCTACATCATCTTCTTCGACGGCCCCAAAGCGCTTGCCGTACATAGTTGTTGGGCGGTGTCGTCGATCGCGGCGATGTCCGTCGAGATCGCGATCATCGGCGGCGGCGATCCGGTCCTGGCGTTCGTGAAGCTGCTGTCCGGCGGGGCGCTCGCGGTGGCGCCGATCGCCGCCCACTTCGGCATCTGGGCCCTGCGCAACGAGGCCAACGAGGCCTCGAACGACCCACTGACCGGATTGCTGAACCGCCGCGGTCTCAATCTCCACATCGACGACCTGCTGCGCGGCCACCGCAAGCGCGCGGCCGACGTCGTGGTCATCGTGATCGACCTCGACCGGTTCAAGATCGTCAACGACCGGTTCGGCCACAGCGCCGGCGACGAGGTGCTGGTCCGCTGCGCCCGGCGACTGGAGTCCTCCGTGCATGGCGGCGCGCTGGTGGCGCGCGTCGGGGGCGAGGAGTTCGTCGTCGTCGACGTCCTGCAGCCGGGGGACTGGGTGGCCGTGGCCGACCGGATCCGGGTCGCGTTGTGCGGCCGCGACGACCACGCGCCGATCACGGCGAGTATCGGGATCACCGCCGCGGCGATCACGCACTTCGCTGAATCCGGGTGTGACCACGCGGAACTGCTCGGCGATCTGGTCGCCCGTGCCGACGAGGCGATGTTCGTGGCCAAGCGCGGCGGCGGCAACGCCGTCAGCTACCTGCCGCCGATGCCTGACGCGGTGCGGACATCGCGGTGA
- the glmS gene encoding glutamine--fructose-6-phosphate transaminase (isomerizing), with translation MCGIVGYVGQRPARDIVVDALRRMEYRGYDSSGVALADGHGGLTIRRRAGRLANLEEALAETDAAELEGTTGMGHTRWATHGRPTDRNAHPHSDASGKLAVVHNGIIENFAGLRAELEAAGVEFQSDTDSEVAVHLVAQAYRNGPTAGDFVASVLAVLRRLEGHFTLVFSNADDPGTIIAARRSTPLVVGVGDGEMFVGSDVAAFIEYTRDAVELGQDQAVVITADGYQVLDFDGNDASDRARPFHIDWDLSAAEKGGYDYFMYKEIAEQPAAVSDTLLGHFVDGKIVLDEQRLSDQELRDVDKVFIVACGTAYHSGLLAKYAIEHWTRLPVEVELASEFRYRDPVLDRSTLVIAISQSGETADTLEAVRHAKGQKAKVLAICNTNGSQIPREADAVLYTRAGPEIGVAATKTFLAQVAANYLVGLALAQARGTKYPDEVAREYRELEAMPALVEQVLERLDPIADLGRQFAKSPTVLFLGRHVGYPVALEGALKLKELAYMHAEGFAAGELKHGPIALIDDDLPVIVVMPSPKGSSMLHAKLLSNIREIQARGAVTIVIAEEGDETVRPYADYIFELPTTSTLFQPLLSTIPLQVFAASVARERGYDVDKPRNLAKSVTVE, from the coding sequence ATGTGTGGAATCGTCGGCTATGTCGGGCAACGGCCGGCCCGCGACATCGTGGTCGACGCGCTGCGACGGATGGAATACCGCGGCTACGACTCGTCCGGTGTCGCCCTGGCCGATGGCCACGGGGGTCTGACCATCCGGCGGCGCGCCGGCCGACTGGCCAATCTGGAAGAGGCGCTGGCCGAGACCGATGCCGCCGAGCTCGAGGGCACCACCGGCATGGGGCACACCCGCTGGGCGACCCACGGGCGTCCCACCGACCGCAATGCGCATCCGCACAGCGATGCCAGCGGCAAGCTCGCGGTGGTCCACAACGGCATCATCGAGAACTTCGCCGGGCTGCGCGCCGAGCTGGAGGCCGCCGGCGTCGAGTTCCAGAGCGACACAGACTCCGAGGTCGCCGTCCACCTGGTGGCACAGGCCTACCGGAACGGCCCGACGGCCGGTGACTTCGTCGCGTCGGTGCTGGCGGTGCTGCGCCGGCTGGAGGGTCACTTCACGCTGGTGTTCAGCAACGCCGACGATCCCGGCACCATCATCGCGGCCCGCCGGTCCACCCCGCTGGTGGTCGGCGTCGGCGACGGTGAGATGTTCGTCGGCTCCGATGTCGCGGCCTTCATCGAGTACACCCGCGACGCCGTCGAACTCGGACAGGACCAGGCCGTGGTGATCACCGCGGACGGCTACCAGGTGCTGGACTTCGACGGCAACGACGCGTCCGACCGCGCGCGCCCGTTCCACATCGACTGGGACCTGTCGGCTGCCGAAAAGGGCGGCTACGACTACTTCATGTACAAGGAGATCGCCGAGCAGCCCGCGGCCGTCTCCGACACGCTGCTCGGTCACTTCGTCGACGGCAAGATCGTGCTCGACGAGCAGCGGTTGTCCGACCAGGAGCTGCGCGATGTCGACAAGGTCTTCATCGTCGCCTGCGGTACCGCGTACCACTCCGGCCTGCTCGCCAAGTACGCCATCGAGCACTGGACGCGGCTGCCGGTCGAGGTCGAGTTGGCCAGCGAGTTCCGGTACCGCGACCCGGTGCTGGACCGCAGCACGCTGGTGATCGCCATCTCGCAGTCCGGCGAGACCGCAGACACCCTCGAGGCCGTCCGGCACGCCAAGGGCCAGAAGGCCAAGGTGCTCGCCATCTGCAACACCAACGGCTCGCAGATTCCGCGCGAGGCCGACGCCGTGCTCTACACCCGGGCAGGGCCGGAGATCGGCGTCGCCGCGACCAAGACGTTCCTGGCCCAGGTGGCCGCCAACTACCTGGTGGGCCTGGCGCTGGCACAGGCGCGCGGCACCAAGTACCCGGACGAGGTCGCCCGCGAGTACCGCGAGCTGGAGGCCATGCCGGCGTTGGTCGAGCAGGTGCTCGAGCGGCTGGACCCGATCGCCGATCTGGGCCGGCAGTTCGCGAAGTCGCCGACGGTGCTGTTCCTGGGGCGCCATGTTGGCTACCCGGTGGCGCTCGAGGGTGCGCTCAAGCTCAAGGAGCTGGCGTACATGCACGCCGAGGGCTTTGCCGCCGGCGAGCTCAAGCACGGTCCCATCGCGCTGATCGACGACGATCTGCCGGTGATCGTGGTGATGCCGTCGCCCAAGGGCTCATCGATGCTGCACGCCAAGCTGCTGAGCAACATCCGGGAGATTCAGGCCCGTGGCGCGGTCACCATCGTCATCGCCGAGGAAGGCGACGAGACGGTGCGGCCGTACGCGGACTACATCTTCGAGTTGCCGACGACCTCGACGTTGTTCCAGCCCCTGCTGTCGACCATCCCGCTGCAGGTGTTCGCCGCGTCGGTGGCCCGTGAGCGCGGATACGACGTGGACAAGCCGCGGAACCTGGCGAAGTCGGTCACTGTCGAATAG
- a CDS encoding dienelactone hydrolase family protein, whose amino-acid sequence MAKTKKLFGALTRRGPHRVLRGDLGFAGLPGTVYTPESGLNLPGVAFGHDWLQGVGRYNGTLEHLASWGIVAAAPNTETGIAPSVLNLAYDLGTTLDIITGVRLGPGKISVHPTKLGLVGHGFGASAAVFTAAGLGSSANPLKAVAAVFPTASKPDADQPASGLRVPGLILNAPGADLTIQSNATELAAAWRTATVRTVAKAVPGGLAEGFRLSKLVGMPGADRRTQKTVRALLTGYLLFQLTGDKTYKDFADADVVLPKTVAADPDAENPALEDKVAALLKG is encoded by the coding sequence GTGGCCAAGACGAAGAAGCTCTTCGGCGCTCTGACGCGCCGCGGCCCGCACCGCGTTCTGCGTGGTGACCTGGGTTTTGCCGGTCTGCCGGGCACGGTCTACACCCCCGAGTCGGGGCTGAATCTGCCCGGCGTGGCATTCGGCCACGACTGGTTGCAGGGTGTCGGACGTTACAACGGCACGCTCGAGCATCTGGCGTCCTGGGGCATCGTCGCGGCCGCACCCAACACCGAGACCGGCATCGCGCCGTCGGTGCTGAACCTGGCGTACGACCTGGGCACCACCCTCGACATCATCACCGGAGTCCGGCTGGGCCCCGGCAAGATCAGCGTGCACCCGACCAAGCTGGGCCTGGTCGGGCACGGTTTCGGGGCCTCGGCCGCGGTCTTCACCGCCGCCGGCCTTGGCTCGTCGGCCAACCCGCTCAAGGCAGTAGCCGCGGTGTTCCCGACCGCGAGCAAGCCCGATGCTGACCAGCCCGCGTCGGGTCTGCGGGTTCCTGGCCTGATCCTCAACGCACCGGGCGCCGACCTGACCATCCAGTCCAACGCCACCGAGCTGGCCGCCGCATGGCGGACGGCGACGGTGCGGACCGTCGCCAAGGCCGTCCCGGGCGGTCTGGCCGAGGGCTTCCGGCTGTCCAAACTGGTCGGGATGCCCGGCGCGGATCGCCGCACCCAGAAGACGGTGCGCGCGCTGCTGACTGGCTACCTGCTGTTCCAGCTGACCGGCGACAAGACCTACAAGGATTTCGCCGACGCCGACGTGGTGCTGCCGAAGACCGTCGCCGCCGATCCGGACGCGGAGAACCCGGCACTGGAGGACAAGGTCGCTGCCCTGTTGAAGGGCTAG
- a CDS encoding phosphodiesterase encodes MLETVTAPFQWVAAARHRRVFHPGGVLARGSIERVAARDVGLPIESASDVLVRLSKGIGTPGALPDVIGLAFRLPAGDSETAAAAPPWDVLLASAGRGRLSRFGVRPVVRWPGQPMSSVMPLRYQGTNWWLRAQILSHVDGAGVSLDSIRSALHDGPMTVAIDQAPGFASFRPLARLTIKDVVPHDEIADTDFDPVLHTAPGMQLAPHWLSNLRMQAYRRSRKGRHPDSA; translated from the coding sequence GTGTTGGAGACCGTCACCGCCCCGTTTCAGTGGGTCGCCGCTGCCCGACACCGCCGGGTGTTCCACCCGGGTGGCGTACTGGCACGGGGTTCGATCGAGCGGGTGGCGGCGCGCGACGTAGGCCTACCGATCGAGTCCGCCTCCGATGTGCTGGTGCGGCTTTCGAAGGGAATCGGCACACCGGGAGCGCTGCCCGACGTGATCGGGCTGGCGTTTCGGCTGCCGGCGGGTGACTCGGAGACGGCAGCGGCGGCACCGCCCTGGGACGTGCTGTTGGCGTCGGCGGGCCGCGGACGGCTCAGCCGCTTCGGCGTCCGGCCGGTCGTTCGATGGCCGGGCCAGCCGATGTCCAGTGTCATGCCACTGCGGTACCAGGGCACCAACTGGTGGCTGCGCGCGCAGATCCTGAGCCATGTCGACGGCGCCGGAGTGTCGCTGGACAGCATCCGCAGCGCCCTGCACGACGGGCCGATGACCGTCGCCATCGACCAGGCCCCGGGCTTCGCATCGTTTCGCCCGTTGGCCAGGCTGACGATCAAAGACGTTGTGCCGCACGATGAAATAGCCGACACCGACTTCGACCCGGTGCTGCATACCGCACCCGGCATGCAGCTGGCGCCGCACTGGCTGTCGAACCTACGGATGCAGGCGTATCGACGCAGCCGCAAAGGGCGGCACCCCGACAGCGCATGA
- a CDS encoding hemerythrin domain-containing protein, producing the protein MDALAFLRREHESVLGMFEVLDGAPRGTGAQQSGLATMVENLVIAESQHEAIEEQLFWPAVRDALDDGDELADHAISQEEAGKKLLQQLADGAPGEAEYHAALDEFIKAGREHIAYEQDVVWPRLSAAVSDERLEKLGHELEAAKKMAATRPHPDTPSSSAVQKTVGVAAAVVDHVRDAVSGRDRQNPPDPPTS; encoded by the coding sequence ATGGACGCCTTGGCATTTCTGCGACGTGAACACGAGAGCGTGCTGGGCATGTTCGAAGTGCTCGACGGAGCTCCCCGCGGGACCGGCGCTCAGCAGAGCGGCCTGGCGACGATGGTCGAGAACTTGGTGATCGCCGAATCACAGCACGAGGCAATCGAAGAGCAGTTGTTCTGGCCGGCGGTCCGGGACGCGCTCGATGACGGTGACGAACTCGCCGATCACGCCATCTCTCAGGAAGAGGCCGGGAAGAAGCTGCTGCAGCAATTGGCGGACGGCGCGCCCGGCGAAGCGGAATATCATGCGGCACTTGACGAATTCATCAAGGCCGGCCGCGAGCACATCGCCTACGAGCAAGACGTCGTGTGGCCCAGGCTGTCCGCCGCGGTGAGCGACGAACGCTTGGAAAAGCTGGGCCACGAACTCGAAGCAGCCAAGAAGATGGCGGCAACCCGGCCGCATCCAGATACCCCGTCGAGTTCCGCGGTACAGAAAACGGTGGGTGTGGCGGCCGCCGTGGTCGACCACGTTCGGGACGCGGTGAGTGGACGAGACCGACAGAATCCGCCCGACCCACCTACCTCGTGA
- a CDS encoding manganese catalase family protein — translation MFTHHKDLQFEVRVDQPDPRFATLLQEQFGGANGELKAAMQYFTQAFVLREKNPKMYDLFMDIATEELSHLEMVGAMITMLLDGFNDDLKQANERCDWMATVASPDGRDQAIHQVAMNPLYCVLTGGGPDVSNAAAIPWSGSYVNANGDPSVDLRSNLAAESRAKIVYEYLKQFTDDPGVQDTLTFLMTREVTHFQQFTAALNELPVNFPPGTLAGDERFQTLAFNMSNGQGDVRGPWNEGQGPWPEGMSWNYVKSPTKDWLGTSLQKNTGAKNNPSGEPAVHCDKPFTHEQHTATT, via the coding sequence ATGTTCACTCATCACAAGGATTTGCAATTCGAGGTACGCGTCGATCAACCCGATCCGCGCTTTGCGACGCTGCTACAGGAGCAGTTCGGCGGCGCGAACGGGGAACTCAAAGCGGCGATGCAGTACTTCACCCAGGCATTCGTGCTGCGCGAAAAGAACCCAAAAATGTACGACCTGTTCATGGACATCGCCACCGAGGAACTGAGCCATCTCGAGATGGTCGGTGCCATGATCACGATGCTGCTGGACGGCTTCAATGACGATCTCAAGCAGGCCAACGAGCGCTGCGACTGGATGGCGACGGTCGCCAGTCCGGATGGCCGCGACCAGGCCATTCACCAGGTCGCGATGAATCCGCTGTACTGCGTGCTGACCGGCGGCGGCCCGGACGTCAGCAATGCGGCCGCGATTCCGTGGTCGGGGTCGTATGTCAACGCGAACGGTGATCCCTCGGTCGACCTGCGCAGCAATCTGGCCGCAGAGTCGAGGGCCAAGATCGTCTACGAATACCTCAAGCAGTTCACCGACGATCCGGGCGTGCAGGACACGCTCACGTTCCTGATGACGCGCGAAGTCACCCATTTCCAGCAGTTCACCGCCGCCCTGAACGAGCTGCCGGTCAACTTCCCGCCGGGCACCCTGGCCGGCGACGAGCGTTTCCAGACCCTCGCGTTCAACATGTCCAACGGTCAGGGCGACGTCCGCGGACCATGGAACGAAGGTCAGGGTCCGTGGCCAGAAGGTATGTCGTGGAACTACGTGAAGTCGCCCACGAAAGACTGGCTGGGCACGTCCCTGCAGAAGAACACCGGGGCCAAGAACAATCCCAGTGGAGAACCCGCGGTGCACTGCGACAAGCCGTTCACCCACGAACAGCACACCGCCACAACCTGA
- a CDS encoding type VII secretion target, whose amino-acid sequence MGERDVARIDLSAVRDVAQRCESVADMLGTAVAPLLRWYFDGFCGGRDHASRAAALRAALDQSAGQLRAWASASAEAAAALRVSSARYEDADTDLAGRLV is encoded by the coding sequence ATGGGAGAACGTGACGTCGCTCGGATAGACCTCTCGGCAGTGCGGGATGTCGCGCAGCGGTGCGAATCGGTCGCCGACATGCTCGGCACCGCGGTCGCGCCGTTGTTGCGGTGGTACTTCGACGGGTTCTGCGGCGGACGTGATCATGCCTCGCGCGCGGCCGCCTTACGCGCCGCGCTGGACCAGTCGGCCGGGCAGCTTCGGGCATGGGCGTCGGCGTCGGCGGAAGCCGCAGCGGCACTACGGGTTTCGTCGGCGCGCTACGAGGACGCGGATACCGACCTCGCCGGCCGGTTGGTCTGA
- a CDS encoding exonuclease domain-containing protein, which translates to MQPLVFLDTETTGLHADRQPWEIAMLRRDDAGESRIVMYIDLADLDLDAAEPAGLRISRFASRHPQVVYGPIDLPSVHREQEAAEIVREWTMDATIVGVVPSFDTQCLRAMLARHQLTPGWSPKLIDVISLAARYVLDYGRTPERSSTQLSRQCGVRPPGAGLRHTALGDARWAMRWYDQLSTRLMSRLAQ; encoded by the coding sequence ATGCAACCGCTGGTCTTCCTCGATACGGAGACCACCGGCCTGCACGCCGACCGGCAACCCTGGGAAATCGCCATGCTGCGGCGCGACGATGCCGGTGAGTCGCGCATCGTGATGTACATCGACCTGGCCGACCTCGATCTCGACGCGGCCGAGCCTGCGGGCCTGCGGATCAGCCGCTTCGCCAGTCGCCATCCGCAGGTGGTCTACGGGCCCATCGACCTCCCGTCGGTGCACCGTGAACAGGAAGCCGCGGAAATCGTTCGCGAGTGGACCATGGACGCCACCATCGTCGGTGTGGTGCCCAGCTTCGATACGCAGTGTCTGCGCGCCATGTTGGCGCGTCATCAGCTGACGCCGGGCTGGAGCCCCAAGCTCATCGACGTCATCTCGCTGGCCGCCCGGTACGTCCTGGACTACGGGCGCACCCCGGAACGGAGCTCGACACAGTTGTCCCGGCAGTGCGGAGTCCGGCCGCCCGGCGCCGGCCTCCGGCACACCGCGCTCGGCGATGCGCGATGGGCGATGCGTTGGTACGACCAGCTGTCCACCCGCCTGATGTCCCGACTGGCCCAGTAG
- a CDS encoding DUF294 nucleotidyltransferase-like domain-containing protein: MTSPELVNFLGSRPPFQTASDTELNDLVAASSVEQYRAGTVIADFSRQVPDDIWMVLTGSVNLQEVGDGQVFDTIEPGEIFGYVPMLTGGGIEFLARTTEPATVIRLPGELVRAQFAKPAGLRFLALSATPSSQSQLITAGDSRPVGDLVHGTVLIVEPGVSVRDAVVQMSEQRVSYALIRLREGGVGIFTDRDLRSRVVAAGLPVDVPISEVMSAPAQTVTADRTAETVLLDMLERGMRHMPVLSPRGEVLGVLEDVDLLAASARQSFVLRRAIAQAPDAAALQRHGRDVTRIAVELFRTGTKASAASSIASIVLDALVRKALELALAEAGPGPTQDQFAWLTLGSIARREAMPSSDVDSALSWADSCDAECAQLRAIAARTHAILDGCGLPADSNGAVASHKAFARSASDWAQAAEGWLDDPLRGKGLILSSLLIDGRVVWGNRALHTVPTVFHRMRDEHPNALRLQLLDALSGKVRTWSLRDVLSRRGGTFDLKTHAVTPIVNLARWGGLTADMTSASTPARLAAAVGTGALTERDSRTLTEVFVMLQRMRLAHQVELIADGRTPNDVVTVGDLSPLNRSLLGDGLREIAAVQRRARQSGTHPGLR, from the coding sequence GTGACCTCTCCGGAGCTGGTGAACTTCCTCGGTTCGCGCCCGCCGTTTCAGACGGCGAGTGACACCGAACTGAACGACCTCGTCGCCGCGTCGTCGGTGGAGCAGTACCGCGCCGGCACCGTGATCGCGGACTTCTCCCGGCAGGTGCCCGACGACATCTGGATGGTCCTGACCGGCTCGGTGAACCTTCAGGAGGTGGGCGACGGGCAGGTGTTCGACACCATCGAGCCCGGCGAAATCTTCGGCTACGTGCCGATGCTGACCGGCGGTGGTATCGAATTCCTGGCCCGCACAACGGAACCCGCCACCGTCATCCGCCTGCCTGGCGAGCTCGTGCGGGCGCAGTTCGCCAAACCGGCGGGGCTGCGCTTCCTGGCGCTGTCCGCCACGCCGTCGTCGCAGTCGCAGCTGATCACCGCCGGCGACTCCCGGCCGGTCGGCGATCTGGTGCACGGCACCGTGCTGATCGTGGAGCCGGGCGTCTCGGTTCGCGACGCCGTCGTGCAGATGAGCGAGCAGCGCGTGTCCTACGCGCTGATCAGGCTGCGCGAGGGCGGCGTCGGCATCTTCACCGACCGCGACCTTCGGTCGCGCGTGGTCGCCGCCGGGTTGCCCGTCGACGTCCCGATCTCCGAGGTGATGAGCGCGCCCGCCCAGACGGTGACCGCCGATCGCACCGCCGAGACGGTGCTGTTGGACATGCTGGAGCGCGGCATGCGCCATATGCCGGTGCTTTCGCCACGCGGTGAGGTGCTGGGCGTGCTGGAGGACGTCGATCTGCTGGCCGCCTCGGCGCGGCAGAGCTTCGTGTTGCGCCGGGCGATCGCGCAGGCGCCCGATGCCGCCGCGCTCCAGCGTCATGGCCGCGACGTGACCCGGATCGCCGTCGAGCTGTTCCGCACCGGGACGAAGGCGTCGGCCGCCAGCAGCATCGCCTCGATCGTGCTGGATGCGTTGGTACGCAAGGCATTGGAGCTCGCCCTGGCCGAAGCGGGCCCCGGGCCGACGCAGGATCAGTTCGCCTGGCTCACCCTCGGCAGCATCGCCCGCCGGGAGGCTATGCCGTCCTCCGATGTGGACAGCGCGCTCAGTTGGGCCGACAGCTGCGATGCCGAGTGCGCGCAGTTGCGTGCCATCGCGGCCCGCACGCACGCCATCCTCGATGGCTGTGGCCTGCCTGCCGACAGCAACGGTGCCGTCGCGTCGCACAAGGCGTTCGCGCGGTCGGCCTCCGACTGGGCGCAGGCCGCCGAGGGCTGGCTCGATGATCCCCTGCGCGGCAAGGGTTTGATCCTGTCCTCCCTGCTGATCGACGGTCGCGTGGTGTGGGGGAACCGGGCGCTGCACACCGTGCCCACGGTGTTCCACCGCATGCGTGACGAACATCCGAACGCGCTGCGGCTGCAGCTGCTGGATGCGCTGTCGGGCAAGGTGCGCACGTGGTCGCTGCGCGATGTGCTGTCGCGGCGCGGCGGCACGTTCGACCTGAAGACGCATGCGGTGACGCCGATCGTCAACCTGGCCCGGTGGGGCGGCCTGACCGCCGACATGACGTCGGCTTCGACGCCGGCGCGGCTCGCCGCAGCGGTGGGCACCGGAGCGCTGACCGAGCGTGATTCCCGAACGCTCACAGAGGTTTTCGTCATGCTGCAACGGATGCGGTTGGCGCATCAGGTCGAGTTGATCGCCGACGGTCGCACCCCGAACGACGTGGTCACCGTCGGCGACCTCTCGCCGCTCAACCGGAGCCTGCTCGGTGACGGGCTGCGTGAGATCGCCGCCGTCCAGCGGCGGGCCCGGCAGTCGGGCACGCACCCGGGCTTGCGCTGA
- a CDS encoding GMC family oxidoreductase, protein MSDQTYDYVIAGGGTAGCVLAARLSEDPNVTVCLVEAGPSDVGDRNILELSEWMHLLDSGYDWDYPVEPQEKGNSFMRHARAKVLGGCSSHNSCIAFWPLAQGLRDWVAMGATGWEPENVLPFTAKVENNTAAGTYQGVPHGDSGPVRLRDVPPNDPCGQAVIDSAAKVGLETVQFNRGDWTLNAAGWLQINANEAGERMSSSHAYLHPILESRPNLTVLTNCWVAEILFDDSGDEPVATGVRYQRPDLTGYDVVTARREVVVTAGAIDTPKLLMLSGIGPAAHLNEVGVPVRVDSPGVGENLDDHVEGLVFWEAAKPMVTESTQWWEIGLFATTEVAGDNPDHSDLMMHYGSVPFDMNTLRHGYPTTDNGFCLTPNVTQGRSRGTVRLASRDFRDRAKVDPRYFTDPEGHDEKVMLAGIKLARKIAEQEPLQEWIGRELAPGPDAQTDEELLAYIYKTHNTVYHPAGTARMGAVDDPMAVLDPQLCVKGVRNLRVVDASAMPKLPVVNPNITVMTMAEKCADLIRNG, encoded by the coding sequence ATGTCCGATCAGACCTACGACTACGTGATCGCCGGCGGCGGCACCGCCGGCTGTGTCCTCGCGGCGCGGCTGTCCGAGGACCCGAATGTCACCGTCTGTCTGGTGGAGGCCGGGCCGTCGGATGTGGGTGACCGGAACATCCTCGAATTGTCGGAGTGGATGCACCTGCTGGACTCCGGCTACGACTGGGACTACCCGGTGGAGCCGCAGGAGAAGGGCAACAGCTTCATGCGGCACGCGCGGGCGAAGGTGCTCGGCGGGTGTTCGTCACACAATTCCTGTATCGCGTTCTGGCCGCTCGCCCAGGGCCTGCGCGACTGGGTGGCGATGGGCGCGACCGGCTGGGAGCCGGAGAACGTGCTGCCGTTCACCGCCAAGGTGGAGAACAACACCGCGGCAGGCACGTATCAGGGTGTGCCGCACGGTGATTCGGGTCCGGTTCGGCTGCGTGACGTGCCGCCCAACGACCCGTGCGGTCAGGCGGTCATCGACTCCGCCGCCAAAGTCGGTCTGGAAACCGTGCAGTTCAACCGCGGCGACTGGACCCTCAACGCGGCGGGCTGGTTGCAGATCAACGCGAACGAGGCCGGCGAGCGGATGTCCAGCTCGCACGCCTATCTGCACCCGATCCTCGAGTCGCGGCCCAATCTCACGGTGCTGACCAACTGCTGGGTGGCCGAGATCCTGTTCGACGACTCGGGCGACGAGCCGGTGGCGACGGGCGTGCGGTACCAGCGCCCGGACCTCACCGGCTACGACGTCGTCACCGCCAGGCGCGAGGTGGTCGTCACGGCCGGTGCTATCGACACCCCGAAACTGCTGATGCTGTCCGGAATCGGGCCCGCAGCCCACCTGAACGAGGTCGGGGTGCCGGTGCGGGTCGACTCGCCCGGTGTGGGTGAGAACCTCGACGACCACGTCGAGGGCCTCGTGTTCTGGGAAGCGGCGAAGCCGATGGTCACTGAATCCACGCAGTGGTGGGAGATCGGGCTGTTCGCCACCACCGAGGTCGCCGGCGACAATCCCGATCACTCCGACCTGATGATGCATTACGGCAGCGTCCCGTTCGACATGAACACGCTGCGGCACGGGTACCCCACCACCGACAACGGGTTCTGTCTGACTCCCAATGTGACACAAGGCCGTTCGCGTGGGACCGTGCGGCTGGCCTCGCGTGATTTCCGGGATCGGGCGAAGGTCGACCCGCGCTATTTCACCGACCCGGAAGGGCACGACGAGAAGGTGATGCTGGCCGGAATCAAGCTGGCTCGCAAGATCGCCGAGCAGGAGCCCCTGCAGGAGTGGATCGGCCGTGAACTCGCCCCCGGACCGGATGCGCAGACCGACGAGGAACTGCTCGCGTACATCTACAAGACGCACAACACGGTGTACCACCCGGCCGGTACCGCCCGGATGGGTGCGGTCGACGATCCGATGGCGGTGCTCGACCCGCAGCTGTGCGTCAAGGGGGTGCGCAACCTGCGGGTGGTCGATGCCTCGGCGATGCCGAAATTGCCGGTGGTCAACCCCAACATCACGGTGATGACGATGGCCGAGAAATGTGCGGACCTCATTCGCAACGGGTGA